One Euphorbia lathyris chromosome 1, ddEupLath1.1, whole genome shotgun sequence DNA segment encodes these proteins:
- the LOC136210518 gene encoding uncharacterized protein, giving the protein MEVSSSLPESAQPPQSQPQPQSDPQTQPQPQQQLQLQPQPQLNPQIHDQSQQYPQQPNQIQDYYYQNPAQVYDQSYYSYYQQYPYQNQWQYPQQPQNYAYYPPDYAAAYQQQPLTQQPPESGPAVSAQGMQIADASGTAAPQVQVLQQPQHHQQIAYPPVQSSGNVVVPPGMNPAAAAAIAALERLTQFAGTMDAAERAMAGIPAYNPNFVPMAMRPPDARHLHRGRGRRGGGWVNVGHRNGSAPPSRGRGRGRGPRGRGRFRHGQERGAPSSSHPEPSSVIADAAQSAPAPENEAPNHRQVQIAWCELCRVDCTSSEILEQHKNGKRHKKNLLRFEELKNKTKPGEEISNDHVPVIDSNPEATQQAQVAQVIQEQKAVENLPSESTSKEPMIENNLQNDAAKLPEVPAEASDQPENQPRVNKFENRKHGTKRKIKGGRGAKRETRRRTIEPPKPKVVIPLICDLCNVKCDTREVLDRHLSGKKHIAKLKRFEGHQAMYGSQGLQVLYPPNPIAQTHFIPQVHQPFCGPMGSFPPQGGPFPSQPHQPTAVLDPQVSQISMPQVPEATVIVEANPTSAV; this is encoded by the exons ATGGAGGTTTCTTCATCTCTTCCAGAATCCGCCCAGCCACCACAATCGCAACCTCAACCTCAATCGGACCCTCAAACTCAACCTCAGCCGCAACAGCAATTGCAATTGCAACCTCAACCTCAACTCAATCCTCAGATTCATGACCAATCGCAGCAATACCCTCAACAACCAAACCAAATTCAAGATTATTACTATCAAAACCCAGCCCAAGTCTATGACCAGTCTTATTACTCGTATTATCAGCAATACCCATACCAAAATCAATGGCAATATCCCCAACAACCGCAAAATTATGCTTATTACCCACCTGATTATGCCGCTGCATACCAACAACAACCTTTAACTCAACAGCCCCCCGAGTCAGGGCCAGCGGTTTCAGCGCAAGGAATGCAAATTGCTGATGCTAGTGGTACTGCAGCACCCCAGGTACAGGTACTGCAGCAACCCCAACATCACCAGCAGATCGCTTATCCTCCGGTTCAGAGCTCCGGAAATGTGGTGGTTCCACCTGGGATGAATCCAGCAGCGGCTGCAGCGATTGCTGCACTTGAACGGCTGACCCAGTTCGCTGGAACGATGGATGCTGCAGAGAGGGCTATGGCCGGGATTCCGGCGTATAATCCGAACTTTGTGCCGATGGCTATGCGTCCTCCG GATGCTCGACATCTACACAGGGGTCGTGGGAGAAGGGGTGGCGGATGGGTGAATGTTGGCCATCGTAATGGTTCTGCCCCTCCTTCTCGGGGAAGAGGGCGTGGTCGGGGACCTCGGGGTAGGGGTCGATTTAGGCATGGTCAAGAAAGAGGTGCACCATCATCTTCCCATCCAGAACCTTCATCTGTCATAGCAGATGCAGCTCAATCTGCTCCAGCACCAGAAAACGAAGCACCTAATCATCGGCAGGTACAGATTGCTTGGTGTGAACTTTGTAGGGTAGACTGCACTAGTTCGGAAATTCTCGAGCAGCACAAGAATGGAAAGCGGCATAAAAAGAATTTGCTTAGGTTTGAAGAattgaaaaacaaaactaaaccTGGGGAGGAAATATCAAATGATCATGTACCTGTAATTGATTCCAACCCAGAAGCGACTCAGCAGGCTCAGGTTGCACAGGTTATCCAAGAGCAGAAGGCAGTTGAAAATTTACCCTCTGAATCTACCAGCAAGGAACCTATGATAGAGAACAATCTGCAGAATGATGCAGCGAAGTTGCCTGAAGTTCCAGCAGAGGCATCTGATCAGCCAGAAAACCAGCCAAGGGTGAATAAGTTTGAGAACAGGAAACATGGAACGAAACGCAAAATAAAGGGTGGTCGGGGGGCAAAACGTGAAACTCGTAGACGTACAATTGAACCTCCCAAACCTAAAGTGGTGATTCCCTTAATTTGTGATTTGTGCAATGTCAAGTGTGATACACGGGAGGTTCTTGACCGCCATCTTTCTGGTAAAAAGCACATTGCTAAGCTTAAACGATTTGAAGGTCATCAGGCTATGTATGGATCTCAAGGGCTTCAGGTGCTGTACCCGCCCAATCCTATTGCTCAAACTCATTTTATCCCTCAAGTGCATCAACCTTTCTGCGGTCCTATGGGCTCATTTCCTCCCCAAGGCGGTCCTTTCCCTTCCCAACCCCACCAACCTACTGCTGTTTTGGATCCTCAAGTCTCCCAAATTTCCATGCCTCAAGTGCCAGAAGCCACTGTAATTGTTGAGGCAAATCCTACAAGTGCAGTATGA